A window of Haloarchaeobius salinus genomic DNA:
GCCGGCGACACCGGCGTTCAGACGAGGACGTACAGCACGCCGTAGGCGACGAGCGCGAGCGTGACCGCCGCGATGCCAGTCGTCACCGACCGGACGCCGTGGTCGGCGACGGACCGGCGGAGCGCGTCGAGCGCCATGGTCGTCCGTGTCGGGGCCGCGACGGGCACCGCGAGCACGGTCCCGACCGCGACGATGGAGAAGACGAAGTGGTACGACACGTCGAGCGTCGGCGGCGGGAGCAGGAAGACGACCCCACCGTAGGCGAGGCCCGCGACGGCCCGGGGCTGCACGCGCGGCCGGCGCTCGGTCACCCAGCAGAACGCGAGCAGCGCGAACCAGACGACCGCCAGCTCCAGCCCGAACGCGCCCAGCAGGTGGAGCGTCGGGTCGGCCGAGAGCACGACGCGGCCGGCGGGGACAACGGTGTCGAGCGGCCAGAGCATCGCCGGCGGCTCGCCCGTGAACAGGTCGCCGAAGGGATGCGAGACGAGGCCGGCCAGCGCCACCGCGAACGCCGTCCGGGCGTCGAGGCTGCTGCTCTCGCGGATGACGGCCGCGACGGCGACGCCGGCGAGCGAGAACGCCCCGAGGACGACGAGCCCGAGCAGCCCGTGCAGCGCCGTGGCGACGACGGTCAGCCCGCCGAGCAGGACGAAGCCGGCGAGCGTCGCGCGGGT
This region includes:
- a CDS encoding metal-dependent hydrolase, with the protein product MMIGHSLLAFALVATLARALDAPPRRALAAGAAAGAFATVPDVDMVYALTGLAGAEFDGVFSVTTAFWSASTVVHRSMTHSLVVAPVAALAFALVVVRGRRATRATLAGFVLLGGLTVVATALHGLLGLVVLGAFSLAGVAVAAVIRESSSLDARTAFAVALAGLVSHPFGDLFTGEPPAMLWPLDTVVPAGRVVLSADPTLHLLGAFGLELAVVWFALLAFCWVTERRPRVQPRAVAGLAYGGVVFLLPPPTLDVSYHFVFSIVAVGTVLAVPVAAPTRTTMALDALRRSVADHGVRSVTTGIAAVTLALVAYGVLYVLV